Proteins from one Gemmatimonadales bacterium genomic window:
- a CDS encoding right-handed parallel beta-helix repeat-containing protein, with translation MTRSGLAAAALAVAAAAGPSGAAAQRPPPTVVLRPGLVITQSVRIAPGTYRLAAPASLDSALVTIRGDDVTVDFAGARLEGLAPEADPDLAQGVAIRVEGGRHVRLRHATIRGYRVGILARGTRDLALEDVDASYGWKPRLFSLVEHESLVDWQSYHHNEHDEWLRWGAAFYLADVRGGSVRGCHAVQGANGLMLVRTDSLEIVDDDFSFNSGTGIALYRASWNRVVHNRIDFDMRGYSHRFYRRGQDSAGLLMYEQSSHNVVAWNSVTHGGDGVFLWAGQSTMDGGEGGANDNLFFGNDFSWAAANGIEATFARNAFIANRSNGSEYGVWGGYSHGSTIVGNDLSGNRIGVAIEHGQDDTIAWNRIADGTTGVSLWADSVTDTSWGYPKHRDVRSRDYRISNNLFRRLRVGLRARQTRGLVVAWNRWWSVDSATVLSGTDGVQSSEDAAALEETTDSGVPRLRAEHAGLAPTAAPGDSTVPASPLAARDRSAIVVDAWGAYDWRSPKLWPADSTREVPLRLVTLGPPGRWRVVARRGVAVLSRTAGRIGDTIAVTPAREPGADWEVVLEYRGAATVSPRGTPRAAGVPYRFSFGRFEPAQDWTMRFFAWSDGSDPRARPDAFAALLAGKPLLERRAPRLDFEWYRPQIESLPQERFALEATSTVTLPRGAYTLRTISDDAVRVWVDGKLALDDWAPHESVVDHTLLAGGRHELQVEYYQVDGWVELRVEFVRGVESSSGTAGSPLTSHT, from the coding sequence GTGACCCGATCCGGGCTCGCGGCGGCGGCGCTCGCCGTGGCGGCGGCCGCCGGTCCGTCCGGTGCCGCCGCGCAGCGCCCACCGCCCACCGTCGTGCTCCGTCCCGGACTCGTGATCACGCAGTCGGTGCGCATCGCGCCCGGGACTTACCGTCTGGCCGCGCCCGCCTCGCTCGATTCGGCGCTGGTGACGATCCGGGGTGACGACGTCACCGTGGACTTCGCCGGCGCGCGGCTGGAGGGCCTGGCGCCGGAGGCGGACCCGGACCTCGCGCAGGGCGTGGCCATCCGGGTGGAGGGCGGGCGCCACGTACGGCTCCGGCACGCGACCATTCGCGGCTACCGGGTCGGGATCCTGGCGCGCGGGACGCGGGACCTCGCGCTGGAGGACGTGGACGCGAGCTATGGCTGGAAGCCGCGGCTGTTCAGCCTGGTGGAGCACGAGAGCCTGGTGGACTGGCAGTCGTACCACCACAACGAGCACGACGAGTGGCTGCGGTGGGGCGCCGCGTTCTACCTGGCGGACGTGCGGGGCGGCTCGGTGCGGGGGTGCCACGCGGTGCAGGGCGCGAACGGGCTGATGCTGGTGCGCACGGACAGCCTGGAGATCGTGGACGACGACTTCTCGTTCAACTCCGGGACCGGGATCGCGCTGTATCGCGCGAGCTGGAACCGCGTCGTGCACAACCGGATCGACTTCGACATGCGTGGCTACAGCCACAGGTTCTACCGCCGCGGGCAGGATTCGGCGGGCCTGCTGATGTACGAGCAGAGCTCGCACAACGTCGTGGCCTGGAACTCCGTCACCCACGGGGGCGACGGCGTGTTCCTGTGGGCCGGCCAGAGCACGATGGACGGCGGCGAGGGCGGCGCGAACGACAACCTGTTTTTCGGGAACGACTTCAGCTGGGCCGCCGCGAACGGGATCGAGGCCACGTTCGCCCGGAACGCGTTCATCGCCAACCGGTCGAACGGGAGCGAGTACGGCGTGTGGGGCGGGTACAGCCACGGATCCACGATCGTCGGCAACGACCTCTCGGGGAACCGGATCGGCGTCGCCATCGAGCACGGGCAGGACGACACCATCGCGTGGAACCGGATCGCGGACGGCACGACGGGCGTGAGCCTGTGGGCCGATTCGGTGACGGACACGAGCTGGGGCTATCCGAAGCACCGGGACGTGCGGAGCCGCGACTACCGCATCTCGAACAACCTGTTCCGTCGGCTGCGGGTGGGGCTGCGCGCGCGCCAGACCCGGGGCCTGGTGGTGGCGTGGAACCGGTGGTGGAGCGTGGACAGCGCGACGGTGTTGAGCGGCACGGACGGCGTCCAGTCGTCCGAGGATGCCGCGGCGCTGGAGGAGACGACGGACAGCGGTGTGCCCCGGCTCCGCGCCGAGCATGCGGGCCTCGCACCCACGGCGGCGCCCGGGGACTCGACGGTGCCCGCCTCGCCGCTGGCCGCGCGCGACCGCTCCGCGATCGTGGTGGACGCGTGGGGAGCGTACGACTGGCGCTCGCCCAAGCTGTGGCCCGCGGACAGCACCCGCGAGGTGCCGCTCCGGCTCGTGACGCTGGGTCCGCCGGGGCGGTGGCGGGTGGTGGCCCGGCGCGGCGTGGCGGTGCTCTCCCGGACGGCGGGACGGATCGGCGACACGATCGCCGTGACGCCGGCACGGGAGCCGGGCGCCGACTGGGAGGTGGTGCTGGAGTATCGCGGAGCGGCCACGGTCTCGCCGCGCGGGACGCCGCGGGCGGCGGGCGTGCCGTACCGGTTCTCGTTCGGTCGCTTCGAGCCGGCGCAGGACTGGACGATGCGGTTCTTCGCCTGGAGCGACGGCAGCGACCCGCGCGCCAGGCCGGACGCATTCGCAGCGCTGCTCGCGGGGAAGCCCTTGCTCGAGCGCCGGGCGCCGCGCCTCGACTTCGAGTGGTACCGCCCGCAGATCGAGTCGCTGCCGCAGGAGCGCTTTGCGCTGGAGGCGACGTCGACGGTGACGCTGCCGCGGGGCGCGTACACCCTGCGCACCATCAGCGACGACGCGGTGCGGGTGTGGGTGGACGGCAAGCTCGCGCTGGACGACTGGGCACCGCACGAGTCGGTGGTGGACCACACGCTCCTCGCCGGCGGCCGGCACGAGCTTCAGGTGGAGTACTATCAAGTGGATGGATGGGTGGAGCTCCGGGTGGAGTTCGTTCGCGGCGTCGAATCGTCGAGCGGGACTGCAGGATCACCCCTCACCTCTCACACTTGA
- a CDS encoding SdpI family protein: MRPEDVFVVIAILSIAVGLPLADRRVPPNRWYGVRVRATFADEHIWYEANAQAGRDLTLLGVVTLVLALALRVMLPRGQYAAVCGVVFVVGSLISVARSLSLASRLWRERHGGSAP, encoded by the coding sequence GTGCGGCCTGAGGACGTCTTCGTCGTCATCGCGATCCTGTCCATCGCGGTGGGGCTTCCGCTCGCCGACCGCCGCGTGCCGCCGAACCGCTGGTACGGGGTGCGGGTGCGGGCCACGTTCGCCGACGAGCACATCTGGTACGAGGCGAACGCGCAGGCCGGGCGTGATCTCACCCTGCTCGGCGTGGTGACCCTGGTGCTCGCGCTCGCGCTGCGCGTGATGCTGCCGCGGGGTCAGTACGCGGCGGTGTGCGGCGTCGTGTTCGTCGTGGGATCGCTGATCTCGGTGGCGCGGAGCCTCAGCCTGGCGAGCCGCCTGTGGCGGGAGCGGCACGGCGGGAGTGCGCCGTGA